In Anaerolineales bacterium, one DNA window encodes the following:
- a CDS encoding ABC transporter produces MNKIKIIIRKEWAEVFKKRMVLFSVIFLPLFLSVLPLIILYSMGGAASNAAGADLPAQFAKLCKEGMTTGQCMQYYIVSEFMIMFMMIPLFVPVNIAAYSIVGEKTTRSLEPLLATPITTGELLAGKNLASVIPAVIATWVGFAIFAVGSLIITGGGALAAAMLDPMWLIAVLVAGPLMAVLSVNFSIMVSSRVNDPRVAEQLSAVVILPLLAIFFGQIAGLFVLNSALILVMCVILFLVDILMVYLAVRLFQRETILTRWK; encoded by the coding sequence ATGAACAAGATAAAAATTATCATCCGCAAAGAATGGGCTGAAGTATTTAAAAAACGCATGGTGTTGTTTTCAGTGATCTTTTTACCACTCTTCCTGAGTGTATTACCGTTGATCATCCTATATTCCATGGGTGGAGCAGCGAGTAATGCTGCCGGAGCTGACCTTCCTGCCCAATTCGCCAAGCTATGCAAAGAGGGCATGACCACTGGACAATGTATGCAATATTATATTGTCAGCGAGTTCATGATCATGTTCATGATGATCCCGCTTTTCGTCCCGGTCAATATCGCCGCTTACTCTATTGTGGGAGAAAAAACCACCCGTAGTTTGGAACCCCTGCTAGCCACCCCCATCACAACCGGAGAACTACTGGCTGGGAAGAACCTGGCCTCCGTTATCCCAGCAGTCATCGCCACCTGGGTCGGCTTCGCCATCTTTGCCGTGGGTTCATTGATCATCACCGGGGGAGGCGCATTGGCGGCTGCCATGCTTGACCCAATGTGGCTGATTGCTGTCCTGGTTGCTGGGCCATTGATGGCTGTGCTCTCGGTAAATTTCAGCATCATGGTTTCCTCACGGGTCAATGATCCCCGCGTTGCCGAGCAATTATCCGCTGTGGTCATTCTGCCATTACTGGCCATATTCTTCGGACAGATCGCTGGCCTGTTTGTGCTCAACAGCGCCTTGATCTTGGTGATGTGTGTCATATTATTTCTGGTAGATATCCTGATGGTTTATCTGGCCGTGCGCCTCTTCCAGCGCGAGACCATCCTTACCCGCTGGAAGTGA
- a CDS encoding multidrug ABC transporter ATP-binding protein — protein sequence MINTENLTKNFNTTVAVDNLTLHVDEGEVFGFLGPNGAGKTTTVRMLTSLIGPTSGSAVVNGYRVGQQDTEIRRSVGILTETPGMYDNLSAEFNLEIYASLYEVKDPKGQVEKYLRMLGLWERRSDEAGTFSKGMKQKLAIARALLHEPRILFLDEPTAALDPEASRLVHDFISDLRKEGRTIFLCTHNLDEADRLCDRVGVFKTHLLVVDTPANLRSQLFGRRVVFHLLQSNESIAALVKALPYVHEAKVVENKLLVSLDDPETHNPEIIRVLVGAGVNIQFVGELRHSLEDVYLQLVKNA from the coding sequence ATGATCAATACTGAGAACCTAACAAAAAATTTCAACACGACCGTCGCTGTCGACAACCTGACCCTGCATGTAGATGAAGGGGAAGTGTTTGGTTTTCTCGGCCCGAATGGAGCAGGGAAAACCACCACCGTCAGGATGCTGACCAGCCTCATCGGTCCAACCTCCGGGAGTGCAGTGGTTAATGGCTACCGGGTTGGGCAACAGGACACCGAAATTCGCCGATCCGTTGGTATCCTGACCGAAACCCCTGGTATGTATGACAACCTGAGCGCCGAGTTTAACCTGGAGATCTATGCCAGCCTTTACGAAGTTAAAGACCCCAAAGGCCAGGTGGAAAAATATTTGCGTATGCTTGGGTTGTGGGAGCGCCGCAGCGATGAAGCCGGCACTTTCTCAAAAGGGATGAAGCAAAAACTGGCTATCGCTCGGGCACTTCTGCATGAACCACGCATCCTGTTCCTGGATGAGCCCACGGCTGCGCTTGATCCTGAAGCATCGCGCCTGGTGCATGATTTCATTTCTGATCTACGCAAGGAAGGCCGCACGATCTTCCTGTGTACGCATAACCTGGATGAAGCCGACCGGTTATGCGACCGGGTGGGTGTGTTCAAGACACACCTGCTTGTGGTGGATACCCCCGCGAACCTGCGCTCGCAGTTATTTGGACGACGGGTGGTGTTCCACCTTCTGCAAAGTAATGAAAGCATAGCTGCGTTAGTTAAAGCCTTACCCTACGTGCACGAAGCTAAGGTGGTCGAGAACAAGCTGCTCGTTAGCCTGGACGATCCAGAGACACACAACCCGGAGATCATCCGGGTGCTGGTTGGTGCCGGAGTAAATATCCAATTCGTCGGCGAGCTGCGTCACTCTCTTGAAGATGTTTACCTGCAGCTGGTGAAGAACGCCTGA